cgtgagtttgtgtgtgtttttctatatTTTGAAGGAGGTATCTCCTTTTGGTTAACTGTTCATCCTGTCCTCTGCAGGTGTTTGCTGATATCTTTGACCCCGTCATCAAAGACCGACACAATGGCTACGACCCCAAAACAATGAAACACCCCACTGATCTGGACGCgttcaaggtaacacacacacacacacacctccagtaacctatacacactacATGAGATAGTCCATTATTCTCCGATGTAATGATAACCCTCCTTCTCCTCAGATCACCAACGGTATGTTTGATGAGAAATACGTTCTGTCGTCTCGCGTGCGTACAGGCCGTAGTATCCGCGGTCTGAGCCTGCCCCCGTGCTGCTCGCGCTCGGAGCGCCGTGAGGTAGAGCGTGTGACCGTCCAGGCCCTGGCCGGCCTGAAGGGTGATCTGGCCGGACGTTACTACAGCCTGGGAGACATGACGGAGAAGGAGCAGCAGCAGCTTATTGATGTGAGACACTCAGAggacatctatctatctatctatctatctatctatctatctatctaatgtacctatctatctatctatctatctatctatctatctatctatctatctatctatctatctatctatctatctaatgtacctatctatctatctatctatctatctatctatctatctatctatctaatgtacctatctatctatctatctatctatctatctatttatctatctatctaatgtacctatctatctatctatctatctatctatctatctatctatctatctatctatctatctatctatctatctatctaatgtACCTATCTATCTTTCTGTCTGTgggtctgtccatctgtctgtactctctctctctctgcatccccctctctctcttcctctttgtctgtctctcttcgcTTTTTATTCCAAAATGTACATACATGTATTATCATAATCTGACTGCATATGGGATTCCTCATATCCATGATAATGTCTACTTATATTGCCATGCTAATGGCAGGGATTGTTGTGACGATTATGCTGAAATAGTGCAATTGGAACCTGGACTGTATTGACAGCATTGTTTCATGAGTTTTATTTGACCCGAATCATTTGAGGACATGGTTCTTAATTGCACTAATTTGTCTTCATTCCCCAGTGGTAGGCCTACCAATGATTTCAGGAAAGTTTAGCACAATGGAAAAAAGGGTCTTACCCAGTTAATCCACTCAGTCTAGACAGACTGGGGTGACTTTGCGTTTAATCCTAACGGCTAAGATTAAGATTGGAAATAGAGGTAATCTTTGGGAGAGATTACACTAGTCTTGATCTTTAACTTTCAGTCTCATTAACCTTTGTCCTCTGAACCTCACGTTGCCTCAGGAGCATTTCCTGTTCGACAAGCCCGTCTCTCCTCTGCTGACCTCTGCCTTCATGGCCCGTGACTGGCCTGATGCCAGGGGCATCTGGTAAGACCAGAGTAGTAGAGAGCCAAACCATGTCCCCAAAACTACACTACCTGTAGAGAGACTTAGTACTAAGAAACTGGTAAGGCCAGAGTAGTAGAGAGCCCAACCCTGTCCCTGTAGCTTTAAAAGCCTGTAGCACTGTCTTGTATCTAAATAGCTGTAGAGATTGTACTATCGGTGAGTAGGGGCGTCTGGTAAGACCAGTAGAGAGCAGAACCATGTTTCCATAGCATTATGGCATTGGGAAAGGTCTCTTCCTCTGactactcttcctcctcctcctctcgtcctCTTCTCCCCAAAGTGTCATTACATCAATGTCCTAGCCCTGAATTCCCATTTCCGTGACCACCTCCttatcttcctcctcttcctcttcccctccctctcctcctccttctctctcctctcccctgtaggaCCACTTCCTGTTTGACAAGCCTGTCTCCCCCTTGTTGACGTGTGCCTTCATGCCCCGACGGCAGGGGCCTCTGGTAGGGTCTACAAGGCTCTCATCAGCAGAATCCTCAAATAGCATGTGTGTGCTGTGATCACAGAAGTTGACAATCAATGCAACCAACAAATGTTTCTAGATTCTTAGGATTGTGTTCTTTCTCTCCAGGCACAACAATGAGAAGACCTTCTTGATCTGGGTCAATGAGGAGGACCACACCAGGGTCATCTCCATGGAGAAGGGAGGAAACATGAAGAGAGTGTTCGAGAGGTTCTGCAGAGGACTCCAACAGGTACTTTACATGTCACATCTTAGTGATTTAATGATGCTTGTCTATACACTCTTAAAAAAAGGATTCCAAAAGGGCTCttcggctgtccctataggagaaccctttttggttccaggtagaaccatttttggttccaggtaataTGGGAAAAGGTGaaaatggttctacatggaacccaaaagggttctacctggaaccaaaaagggttatttgaAGGGTTCTCCTATAAGGATAGCTGAAGAACCATTTTATGTTGTAGATAGCACCCTTTTGTCTATAATATACACGGACATGTACAGTAGATCATTAATGTGGCCTCCCATCCTCTAGGTGGAGAAGCTGATCCAGGAGAGAGGCTGGGAGTTCATGTGGAACGAGCGCCTGGGATACATCCTGACTTGCCCCTCTAACCTGGGTACTGGACTCAGGGCTGGAGTGCACATCAGACTGCCCAACCTcagcaaggtaacacacacgctctctctttctctttccttttccTCAAAGTTTGTACTTGGATTGTCGCTGTGCATTGACCCCTCTATCCCTAGACAAAGCATTTATTAAAGTTCTGTACTTACCATGCAGGACCCTCGCTTTGGTAAGATCCTGGACAACATGCGTCtgcagaagagagggacaggcGGAGTTGACTCAGCCACAACTGGAGACACCGTTGATATCTCCAACAACGACCGTCTGGGAAAATCTGAGGTAAAACTAGAACCGATATtctatgaatgaatgaataactGAAGGAAACTGTAAACCATCTCTATCTGGACTAGAGATTAAACTCCCCTTGACCGCTGATAACTGTGTGTATCGGTGCGTGTGTATAGGTGGAGCTGGTCCAGTTGCTGGTTGATGGAGTCAACTATCTGATTGACTGTGAGAAGAAGCTGGAAAGGGGCCAGGACATCAAGGTCCCCTCCCCCATCACCCAGTTCAGAAAGTGAAACACCTGAGCCCCACGTCTGAGAGGAAGTGACCCGCTCTGCGGTTAGAGAGGGCCAAAGAAGAGGAGTTAGGCCTGATCCCTCCTCATCCCCAAACTGAGCAATTTGGAGTAAAGTAGAAGTAGAATTTCGTTCCACTGGTCCAGGGACAAGTGTTGGTGTATCCCCCTTGATGGTTAAGGCTGGGGTTGGGGGTAtcataatctgatcctagatctgtggttagggacAGCTTCTACCAGAAGCGAAAGTCTTACCTGTAACATTAACCTCAATAAAAATCAACCCTAATAAAACCACTGATCTCTGATCAATAAAACAACTAATTCTCTGATTCCAAGGCGATATTACAGCTTGTGTTTTCTCCTTCTACTAATCATTCTACCCTAACTAAAAGCTTAAATACCTTTCCAATTAACAACTGACTGGGACTTTCCATAAATGTAGTACGTTTCCATTCCCCATAAATGTCATTGGACTAATTATATGTAATGACTATGTAGAAGATCCATCATTAACTGTGAAGTTGACTATATATATAGCTGTGTTGTAGGTGGAAGTCTGGCAGTGTACAGTTCCAATCGCTCCAGTGAGTCTCTTCTCTCAGCAGGCCTCTGTCTCCCACCAGCTGATCTGCCATAATGGGTTTACTGCAGTAACAGAGTTTAACCCTGAGTTAAGCACTTTTAGAGGTCAggcagaggaacagagagaagcATGGCAGCAGTCCAATTCCACCAATGGAACTACCAGTAGAATTGGCACAGATGTCTCTAATCTAACctttattcatccaggttagtctcaaTTAGATAAAATACAAATCGCAGTTGAGGGCTCCAGACTAGAATGGGAGCAGCCTCAGTGCCAAAACGTTTGTCTGTCTTAAAAGGGTAGATTCTGtccatttgtctgtctgtctgtctagtctcTAGGAGGGTAATTGGGCTACTTGGAGCAGCTTAGTGACGTGGAGATAATCAGCTAATCGCTGCCTGCTATATTTACACTGAAAGGGTCAGGGGACCACAGAAACAGAGGGCATATAGGACATATTTTTTGCATGTCGGAAAGACCAGGTGGCAGATCTGCTCTAGATGTTCTGCTTCTATGCTTTAG
The sequence above is a segment of the Salvelinus alpinus chromosome 1, SLU_Salpinus.1, whole genome shotgun sequence genome. Coding sequences within it:
- the LOC139537143 gene encoding creatine kinase S-type, mitochondrial-like isoform X1 — encoded protein: MATSFTRMMSGRNTAVLLASLGAGTMATGYLMTDSNILSAEERRKLYPPSADYPDLRRHNNCMAHSLTPAIYGKLRDKVTPNNWSLDQCIQTGVDNPGHPFIKTVGMVAGDEESYEVFADIFDPVIKDRHNGYDPKTMKHPTDLDAFKITNGMFDEKYVLSSRVRTGRSIRGLSLPPCCSRSERREVERVTVQALAGLKGDLAGRYYSLGDMTEKEQQQLIDDHFLFDKPVSPLLTCAFMPRRQGPLVGSTRLSSAESSNSMHNNEKTFLIWVNEEDHTRVISMEKGGNMKRVFERFCRGLQQVEKLIQERGWEFMWNERLGYILTCPSNLGTGLRAGVHIRLPNLSKDPRFGKILDNMRLQKRGTGGVDSATTGDTVDISNNDRLGKSEVELVQLLVDGVNYLIDCEKKLERGQDIKVPSPITQFRK
- the LOC139537143 gene encoding creatine kinase S-type, mitochondrial-like isoform X2 yields the protein MATSFTRMMSGRNTAVLLASLGAGTMATGYLMTDSNILSAEERRKLYPPSADYPDLRRHNNCMAHSLTPAIYGKLRDKVTPNNWSLDQCIQTGVDNPGHPFIKTVGMVAGDEESYEVFADIFDPVIKDRHNGYDPKTMKHPTDLDAFKITNGMFDEKYVLSSRVRTGRSIRGLSLPPCCSRSERREVERVTVQALAGLKGDLAGRYYSLGDMTEKEQQQLIDEHFLFDKPVSPLLTSAFMARDWPDARGIWHNNEKTFLIWVNEEDHTRVISMEKGGNMKRVFERFCRGLQQVEKLIQERGWEFMWNERLGYILTCPSNLGTGLRAGVHIRLPNLSKDPRFGKILDNMRLQKRGTGGVDSATTGDTVDISNNDRLGKSEVELVQLLVDGVNYLIDCEKKLERGQDIKVPSPITQFRK